From the genome of Flavobacterium ovatum, one region includes:
- a CDS encoding DUF1853 family protein, translated as MQTNPRIASILQANSLDFSVTAVPTFELSVLNLQDDLEFELPTKLRLGHLVEKIVSELIKSSTNYSIIAENIQIIEGKKTIGEIDFIIENKISKELIHMELAYKFYLFDPTLSTEPINNWIGPNRNDYLKEKLEKLKTKQFPLLYHKCTQSTLSTLPIDKFSQALCLLVSLFIPYEYKGYFSPIYQKAIKGYYINFETFISQHNEEKTYCLPAKKEWGIDPKNSKIWSEFESIKKTVEINMLEKQSPLCWQKHKDSYSTFFIVWW; from the coding sequence ATGCAAACCAACCCAAGAATAGCTTCAATACTACAAGCGAATAGTCTCGACTTTTCGGTTACTGCTGTGCCTACTTTTGAGTTATCGGTTTTGAACCTTCAAGATGATTTGGAATTTGAGTTGCCCACTAAACTAAGATTGGGTCATCTAGTGGAGAAAATTGTTTCTGAATTGATTAAATCCTCTACCAACTATAGTATAATAGCTGAAAACATTCAGATCATTGAAGGTAAAAAGACCATTGGGGAAATTGATTTCATTATCGAAAATAAAATATCAAAAGAGTTAATTCACATGGAATTAGCTTATAAATTTTACCTCTTTGACCCTACCCTTTCTACAGAACCGATAAACAACTGGATTGGCCCGAACAGAAATGATTATTTAAAAGAGAAATTAGAAAAATTAAAAACAAAGCAATTCCCTTTATTATACCATAAGTGTACGCAATCAACTTTAAGTACTTTACCAATTGATAAATTTTCACAAGCGTTATGTTTATTAGTTTCCTTGTTTATTCCTTATGAATACAAAGGTTATTTTAGTCCTATTTATCAAAAAGCCATAAAGGGTTATTACATCAACTTTGAAACCTTCATCAGTCAACACAATGAAGAGAAAACCTATTGTTTACCCGCCAAAAAAGAATGGGGAATAGATCCCAAAAACAGCAAAATTTGGTCTGAATTTGAAAGTATAAAAAAGACAGTTGAAATCAATATGCTAGAAAAACAATCTCCTTTGTGCTGGCAAAAACACAAAGACTCGTATTCTACTTTTTTTATTGTTTGGTGGTAG
- a CDS encoding TlpA disulfide reductase family protein, giving the protein MNLRNIKKSTVHNIIFFVFIGLLLFSPMGTFVKVQLNRLIAFSPKTIAVTDQKKLSSYHWQLMDASGKTVSLNDYKGKIIFINFWATWCPPCIAEMPSMQKLYDDYQNKMVFLFVTNDDFTKTNAFLAKQNLNLPIYQAAANPPVELESSTIPATYVIDAHGNIVLAKIGTADWNSDSFRKELDVYIGE; this is encoded by the coding sequence ATGAATTTAAGAAATATAAAAAAATCCACCGTTCACAACATAATTTTCTTCGTATTCATTGGTTTACTATTGTTCAGTCCTATGGGTACTTTTGTAAAAGTGCAACTAAACCGATTAATAGCGTTCTCCCCAAAAACGATTGCGGTTACAGATCAAAAGAAACTCTCTAGCTACCATTGGCAATTGATGGATGCTAGCGGAAAGACAGTTTCGCTAAACGATTATAAGGGCAAAATAATATTCATTAATTTTTGGGCTACTTGGTGTCCTCCCTGCATTGCTGAGATGCCGAGTATGCAAAAGTTATATGATGATTATCAAAACAAAATGGTGTTCTTGTTTGTTACCAATGATGACTTTACAAAAACAAATGCTTTTTTGGCTAAACAGAATTTAAACTTGCCCATCTATCAAGCTGCTGCCAACCCTCCTGTAGAATTGGAGTCTTCGACAATTCCAGCTACTTATGTCATTGATGCGCATGGCAATATTGTTTTGGCTAAAATTGGAACAGCAGATTGGAACAGTGACTCCTTTCGAAAAGAATTAGATGTATATATTGGTGAATGA
- a CDS encoding type II toxin-antitoxin system Phd/YefM family antitoxin has product MVVTNISEFRKDIKSYFDRVAINFETLIINRGKDSGIVVISLEEYNSLIATNYELSSRTNERRLDAAIDKFKNGNTFSKDLIEE; this is encoded by the coding sequence ATGGTAGTTACAAATATTTCAGAATTCAGAAAAGATATCAAATCGTATTTTGATCGAGTAGCAATCAACTTTGAAACGCTAATAATCAATCGCGGTAAAGATTCAGGAATTGTGGTTATATCTCTTGAGGAATACAATTCGCTTATTGCTACAAATTATGAATTATCTAGCAGGACTAACGAAAGAAGATTAGATGCTGCAATTGATAAATTTAAAAACGGAAATACGTTTTCTAAAGACCTAATTGAAGAATAG
- a CDS encoding nucleotidyl transferase AbiEii/AbiGii toxin family protein, which translates to MNKFTHLQEWFQLPDETKIRLFAETSRQIGLPSTSAAEKDWWVVHTLAIIFSMECANALIFKGGTSLSKGWNVIHRFSEDIDLALDREFFGFSGELTKGDVRKLRRKSFQFISEVFTEELKNKFVELGFKDVTIKPREVENHDQDPLIIEIYYNKLTETDTYLKPGVLVEVGSRSLKEPFTQRTFGTFVSEIYTDNPFTDKPITIPIVNPERTFLEKIFLLHEEFQKPFDKIRVERLSRHLYDIEKLSQTEYAEIALQDTELYNTIVKHRSKFNAISGIDYAKHNPANIKFIPPDSIIKMWEADYEEMKGSMIYGQPLEFDKLINRLTELQKRINEIQH; encoded by the coding sequence ATGAATAAGTTTACACATTTACAAGAATGGTTTCAACTACCCGATGAAACTAAAATCAGATTGTTTGCAGAAACAAGCCGACAAATTGGTTTGCCTTCTACATCAGCCGCAGAAAAAGATTGGTGGGTAGTTCACACATTGGCAATAATTTTTTCAATGGAATGTGCCAATGCCCTGATTTTTAAAGGCGGAACTTCATTAAGCAAAGGTTGGAACGTAATACACCGATTTTCAGAAGATATTGATTTGGCATTAGATAGAGAATTTTTTGGTTTTTCGGGCGAACTCACAAAAGGCGACGTCAGAAAACTTAGAAGAAAATCGTTTCAATTTATCTCAGAAGTTTTTACCGAAGAATTGAAAAATAAATTTGTCGAATTGGGTTTCAAAGATGTAACTATAAAACCTCGTGAAGTAGAAAATCACGACCAAGACCCTCTAATTATTGAAATCTATTACAACAAACTCACAGAGACAGATACTTATTTAAAACCAGGTGTTCTGGTGGAAGTTGGCAGTCGCTCATTGAAAGAACCTTTTACACAAAGGACTTTCGGTACGTTTGTTTCTGAAATCTACACAGATAATCCTTTCACAGACAAACCAATAACAATTCCTATTGTAAATCCTGAACGGACATTTTTAGAGAAGATATTTTTATTGCACGAAGAATTTCAGAAACCGTTTGACAAAATACGAGTTGAACGTCTTAGCAGGCACCTTTACGACATTGAAAAACTAAGCCAAACGGAATATGCAGAAATTGCATTGCAAGACACGGAGCTATATAACACAATCGTAAAACATCGCAGTAAATTCAATGCTATTTCAGGTATTGATTATGCAAAACACAATCCTGCAAACATCAAATTTATTCCACCCGATTCCATCATAAAAATGTGGGAAGCTGACTATGAAGAAATGAAAGGTAGTATGATTTACGGTCAACCATTAGAATTTGATAAACTCATAAACAGACTGACTGAATTGCAAAAGCGAATAAATGAAATACAACACTAA
- a CDS encoding DUF6088 family protein, which produces MSKSIEIQVLDKLKRSPRGTLFFVESFTKIANAKSANKALERLVKSGEIERVAQGIYVRPVIDDYIGKVLPSIEEIAIAIAKRDRATIVPTGSYAMYKLGLTTQVPLNIVFYSDTSARKIKIGKQTITFKKASSKNLAFVGEISTLAIQALRTIGKDQASAEEIKQIKKILKNENPKHLQHDLQLAPVWIRKLILDNE; this is translated from the coding sequence ATGTCAAAAAGCATTGAAATACAAGTGTTAGATAAGTTAAAGAGAAGTCCAAGAGGAACGCTTTTCTTTGTGGAAAGTTTTACCAAAATTGCTAATGCTAAATCAGCAAACAAGGCATTGGAACGCTTAGTAAAGTCGGGTGAAATAGAACGAGTTGCACAAGGTATTTATGTTCGTCCTGTCATTGACGATTATATCGGGAAAGTGTTACCGAGCATTGAAGAAATTGCCATAGCAATAGCAAAAAGAGACAGAGCTACGATTGTACCGACAGGAAGTTACGCAATGTATAAATTGGGCTTGACAACGCAAGTGCCGCTAAACATTGTTTTTTATTCGGACACTTCAGCACGAAAAATAAAAATCGGAAAACAAACCATTACGTTTAAAAAAGCGAGTTCCAAGAACTTGGCGTTTGTTGGCGAAATCAGCACATTGGCAATTCAAGCATTACGGACAATCGGCAAAGACCAAGCGTCGGCAGAAGAAATAAAACAGATAAAGAAGATTTTGAAAAATGAAAATCCAAAACACTTACAACACGATTTGCAATTAGCACCTGTTTGGATTAGAAAATTGATTCTGGACAATGAATAA
- a CDS encoding IS66 family transposase: MKITNEILHAVIHCNHKAFLKKVQGNQLPQTEFQTIFETLKQKQQSVIQTKLSLDFQNIDYSSNLKFEKGKTYLQISFKNAEVDLKLDGIYYDHRNSFAPILISPFEKVQKSDKLFIALQSHYLQQNFNLKIEEVRIIFGSQQKSTKVILRNLSKDVKKIIATIEQIKKFETHPVFYKISHCQVCEFNPICIKKLQERDDLSLLGNLKPKEIEQKNNRGIFSVKQLSYNFRPKKNPYRRRKFLPELKALAIREQKVFIQKLPELVKKTTEIFFDIESIPDRDFYYLIGVIVKTENSATEYSFWANNVTEQQNVFIQFIDLINTQNDFILYHYGSYEIQVLKRIAKKVSLPYQNRIKKIIENSFNVLTLFSNDIYTPTYTNGLKDIGNYMEFNWTDEKASGLQSIIWRYNWELNPTNYLKEKLITYNIEDCRALIKVQEWLISLSENNDQTVLANSIKQQNIFKWGVTVFALEHFNEINAKAYFDYQRQHVFLRTERKVYKAISKTKQTSKQYNRIDKKINLFPDKCEKCSNKDIKIIRSSKKPQIDLVFMKSGIKKQVIEYQGGAYFCKNCKKNFMVEDMRRLPTYGYNLMLWSVNQKIQYKLSTESIINLLKDSFNIGVSATQMTRFKEIIATKYEETYNEIIKKMSQSKLIHTDETIARINGIDGYVWVFANYDSVYYQFRETREPEFLKELLRDFKGVLVSDFYTGYDSMECEQQKCLVHLIRDLNEDFMKHQLDEEFKQIISEFGNLLRNIIATIDKYGLKKFHLNKHKKEVEKFYKKVILPEFESDLAISYQKRFIKYKEKLFLFLNHDGIPWNNNNAEHSIKPFAKWRKKVSKSLSKKNIEHHLILLSILQTCKYQGTNFFEFLKSGKKSIYEYSEK, translated from the coding sequence ATGAAAATAACCAATGAAATTCTACACGCTGTTATTCATTGCAACCACAAAGCCTTTTTAAAAAAGGTTCAAGGAAATCAATTACCTCAGACAGAATTTCAAACTATTTTTGAAACGCTAAAACAAAAACAACAATCAGTAATACAAACTAAACTCTCATTAGATTTTCAAAATATTGATTATTCATCTAATTTAAAGTTTGAAAAAGGAAAAACCTATCTTCAGATTTCATTCAAAAATGCAGAAGTAGATTTGAAATTGGACGGAATTTATTACGACCATAGAAACAGTTTTGCACCTATTCTTATTTCTCCATTTGAGAAAGTCCAAAAATCAGACAAACTATTCATTGCGTTACAATCTCATTACCTGCAACAGAACTTCAACCTCAAAATTGAAGAAGTCAGAATAATATTTGGCAGTCAACAGAAAAGCACAAAAGTAATATTGAGAAATCTCTCAAAAGATGTAAAGAAAATAATTGCTACGATTGAGCAAATTAAAAAATTTGAAACTCATCCTGTATTTTATAAAATTAGCCATTGTCAAGTATGCGAGTTTAATCCGATATGTATCAAAAAGCTACAAGAAAGAGATGATTTGAGCCTTTTAGGAAATTTAAAACCGAAAGAAATTGAACAAAAAAACAACAGAGGTATTTTCTCTGTAAAGCAGTTATCATATAATTTTCGACCGAAAAAAAACCCATACCGAAGACGTAAGTTTCTACCTGAATTAAAGGCATTGGCAATTAGGGAGCAAAAAGTTTTTATTCAAAAATTGCCTGAATTAGTAAAAAAAACAACGGAAATATTCTTTGATATTGAGAGTATTCCCGACAGAGATTTTTATTACTTAATTGGAGTAATCGTCAAAACAGAAAATTCAGCAACAGAATATTCGTTTTGGGCAAATAATGTTACTGAACAACAGAATGTTTTTATACAATTCATTGATTTAATTAACACGCAAAATGATTTTATTCTTTATCATTATGGTTCTTATGAAATTCAGGTGTTAAAACGAATCGCCAAGAAAGTTTCTCTGCCCTATCAAAACAGAATAAAGAAAATCATTGAAAATTCGTTCAATGTACTTACACTATTTTCGAATGATATCTACACTCCGACATATACCAACGGATTAAAAGATATAGGAAACTATATGGAATTTAATTGGACAGATGAAAAAGCATCAGGATTACAAAGCATTATTTGGAGATATAATTGGGAGTTGAATCCGACAAACTACCTGAAAGAAAAATTGATTACCTATAATATCGAGGATTGTAGGGCTTTGATAAAAGTTCAGGAATGGCTTATTTCACTTTCCGAAAATAATGACCAAACGGTTTTAGCTAATAGCATTAAACAGCAAAATATTTTCAAGTGGGGCGTAACTGTCTTTGCTCTTGAGCATTTTAACGAAATCAATGCAAAAGCCTATTTTGACTACCAAAGACAACATGTTTTTTTGCGAACCGAACGAAAAGTTTATAAAGCCATTTCAAAAACCAAACAAACTTCAAAGCAATACAATCGCATTGACAAAAAAATCAACCTATTCCCTGATAAATGTGAAAAATGCAGTAACAAAGACATCAAAATAATCAGAAGTAGCAAAAAGCCACAAATTGATTTGGTATTTATGAAGTCTGGGATAAAAAAACAAGTTATAGAATACCAAGGTGGAGCATATTTTTGTAAAAATTGTAAAAAAAACTTTATGGTAGAGGATATGAGAAGATTGCCTACCTACGGGTATAATTTAATGTTGTGGTCAGTCAACCAAAAAATTCAATACAAACTTAGTACGGAAAGTATTATAAACTTACTGAAAGACTCATTCAACATAGGTGTTTCGGCTACTCAAATGACTCGTTTCAAAGAAATCATAGCAACAAAATATGAAGAAACGTACAATGAAATTATCAAAAAAATGAGCCAGTCAAAACTCATTCATACAGATGAAACTATTGCACGTATAAATGGAATTGATGGATATGTTTGGGTATTTGCCAATTATGATAGTGTTTATTACCAATTTCGAGAAACAAGAGAACCTGAGTTTTTGAAAGAACTCTTAAGGGACTTCAAAGGTGTTCTGGTTTCTGATTTTTATACAGGATATGACTCTATGGAGTGCGAGCAACAAAAATGTTTAGTTCATCTTATTCGTGATTTGAATGAAGATTTTATGAAACATCAATTGGACGAAGAATTTAAACAGATAATATCAGAATTTGGAAACCTACTGCGGAATATCATTGCTACGATTGACAAATATGGCTTAAAAAAGTTTCATTTGAATAAGCACAAAAAAGAAGTAGAAAAATTTTACAAGAAAGTTATTTTACCAGAATTTGAATCTGACTTAGCCATTTCCTATCAAAAACGATTTATCAAATACAAAGAGAAATTATTTTTGTTTTTAAATCACGATGGTATTCCTTGGAATAACAATAATGCAGAACACTCCATAAAACCATTTGCCAAATGGAGAAAGAAAGTCAGCAAAAGCCTCTCAAAGAAAAACATAGAACATCACTTGATTTTGCTTTCGATACTTCAAACTTGTAAATATCAAGGCACAAATTTCTTTGAGTTTTTAAAATCGGGCAAAAAAAGCATTTATGAATATTCAGAAAAGTAA
- a CDS encoding tyrosine-type recombinase/integrase has translation MGRFERTISVLGRSQSTFSNYSRHVASMALHFGKIPTELDVEQVQEYLFMLQKRSKTPSQTYFKHCVYGLRFLLKSEGLPYEYLHLPSIKHEKKLPTVLSKEEVWRMLKSCQLLKHKVLIGLLYGCGLRCMEARSVRLQDLDFDRQQLKVVQGKGKKDRYVPLSEHLIRVLKVYIEAEKPKTYLFNGQPVERAGGDFDSRYSQRGVQWAVKQASKAAGITKEVCVHTLRHTFATHLLEDGLDIVSLKNLLGHEQIETTMEYLHIAQLDTQKAFSPLDTLFAKCGKK, from the coding sequence TTGGGCAGATTTGAACGCACAATTTCAGTTTTAGGACGCAGTCAGAGCACTTTTTCTAATTACTCCCGCCATGTTGCTTCGATGGCGTTGCATTTTGGTAAGATTCCAACAGAGTTGGATGTAGAGCAAGTACAGGAGTACCTGTTTATGCTACAAAAACGATCTAAGACACCTTCTCAAACTTACTTTAAACATTGTGTTTATGGACTGAGATTTCTACTCAAGTCCGAAGGATTGCCTTATGAGTACCTGCATTTACCTTCGATTAAGCACGAGAAAAAACTCCCTACGGTACTCAGTAAAGAAGAAGTTTGGCGGATGCTCAAAAGTTGTCAGTTGCTCAAACACAAAGTCCTAATCGGACTTTTGTACGGCTGTGGACTTCGTTGCATGGAAGCGCGATCGGTACGCTTACAAGACCTTGATTTTGACCGTCAGCAACTTAAAGTAGTTCAGGGAAAAGGCAAAAAAGACCGCTATGTTCCGCTATCGGAGCATCTTATTCGGGTGCTAAAAGTATATATTGAAGCCGAAAAACCAAAAACCTATCTCTTCAACGGGCAACCTGTAGAACGCGCAGGTGGAGACTTTGACTCTCGTTATTCCCAACGTGGCGTGCAATGGGCAGTCAAACAAGCTAGTAAAGCTGCTGGAATCACCAAAGAGGTTTGCGTACATACGCTCCGACACACTTTTGCCACGCACTTACTCGAGGATGGACTTGATATTGTGAGCCTAAAAAACCTTTTGGGACACGAACAAATCGAGACTACGATGGAATACCTGCATATCGCTCAACTCGACACCCAAAAAGCTTTTAGTCCGCTCGATACCTTGTTTGCCAAGTGCGGCAAGAAGTAG
- a CDS encoding IS91 family transposase, with the protein MRQEVAHVLEKLGTKIDDLGLNSWQLRTLSAVRRCRTAALGGHIDACDSCGNISISYNSCRNRHCPKCQGKNREDWIQARQSELLPVPYFHVVFTLPEGINPLAIKNPRLVYNLLFESAWATLKTFGVRKEIQSGMIAVLHTWGQNLSLHPHLHCIVPGGGVDKGGNWKSIRGDGKYLYNVKALSKVYRGKFCDALKQRDPDQYTRVKKQLWEKPWVVFAKKPFGNPNSVVEYLGRYTHKIAISNNRLKSIDDQNVSFHYKDYRQNGQRKSMTLTHEEFIRRFTMHILPKGFVKLRHYGFLSSNWKREKLKILQEKLKVQPQIKVAKESKIRKCQCCKTGNLHTILMFDQRGPPTWYLGSSQKLAPCNN; encoded by the coding sequence GTGCGGCAAGAAGTAGCCCATGTACTAGAAAAACTCGGGACAAAGATTGATGATTTAGGACTCAACAGTTGGCAACTGCGCACCTTATCGGCAGTTCGTAGGTGCAGAACGGCAGCTTTGGGAGGTCATATTGACGCTTGTGATTCCTGCGGAAACATCAGCATAAGCTACAACTCCTGCCGCAATCGGCATTGTCCTAAATGTCAAGGCAAAAACCGAGAAGATTGGATACAAGCACGGCAAAGCGAACTCTTGCCTGTGCCGTACTTCCATGTGGTTTTCACATTGCCTGAAGGGATTAATCCACTTGCGATAAAGAATCCAAGATTGGTGTATAATTTGCTGTTCGAATCGGCTTGGGCAACGCTCAAAACATTTGGAGTACGAAAAGAAATCCAAAGCGGAATGATTGCTGTTTTGCACACTTGGGGACAGAATTTATCACTTCATCCGCACCTGCATTGCATTGTGCCGGGTGGTGGAGTTGACAAAGGCGGCAACTGGAAAAGTATTCGAGGAGATGGGAAATACCTCTACAATGTCAAAGCGTTGTCCAAGGTATATCGAGGGAAATTCTGCGATGCTTTGAAGCAGCGAGATCCTGATCAGTACACCCGAGTGAAGAAACAACTATGGGAGAAACCTTGGGTGGTATTTGCCAAAAAGCCTTTTGGTAATCCGAATTCAGTTGTTGAGTATCTTGGTAGATATACCCATAAAATAGCGATTAGTAACAACCGATTAAAAAGCATTGATGATCAAAATGTAAGTTTTCATTACAAAGATTACCGTCAGAATGGGCAACGCAAAAGCATGACCCTCACACATGAGGAATTTATCCGACGTTTTACGATGCATATTTTGCCTAAAGGATTTGTAAAATTACGGCATTATGGCTTTTTGAGTAGCAATTGGAAACGAGAGAAACTAAAGATTTTACAAGAAAAACTAAAGGTACAACCCCAAATAAAAGTAGCCAAAGAATCGAAAATAAGAAAGTGTCAATGTTGTAAAACGGGCAATTTGCACACAATTCTAATGTTCGACCAACGAGGACCGCCTACTTGGTATCTTGGCAGTAGCCAAAAATTAGCTCCCTGTAACAATTAA
- a CDS encoding S1C family serine protease, whose amino-acid sequence MKKNYLLILTVLLSSSFAFSQSATEIAKNAIQSTVSIVALDNTSQPLGFGSGFIIEDELIATNVHVIEGSSSAYVLVNGQEKKYKIDGYLSIDKSNDLVILKVSGLKHKSMILNKGNIPEIGEKIYAIGNPKGFNGTFSEGIISGIRNFDKNQVLQITAPISPGSSGGPVVNLKGEVVGVAFATYSEGQNLNFAIPVEYLSALMNNLGVLTPVSTVKKPLKSTKTNVIKPNIKEGVIIRNLAWGCSHEFSFNFSIKNNLPVSVSGIKVLILVYDNTGVIVNYYEDTYFSGYRKDNGIKPFLAKTIECNHTIFMDSFKKGYVLKARILDFTLEDE is encoded by the coding sequence ATGAAAAAAAATTATTTATTAATACTTACAGTTTTACTCTCCTCTTCATTTGCCTTTAGTCAATCTGCTACTGAAATAGCAAAAAATGCAATCCAATCAACTGTTTCAATAGTCGCATTAGATAACACTTCACAACCATTAGGATTTGGTTCAGGTTTTATTATTGAAGACGAATTAATAGCAACTAATGTTCACGTTATTGAAGGAAGTTCTTCAGCCTATGTTTTAGTAAATGGTCAAGAAAAAAAATATAAAATAGATGGATATTTGTCAATAGACAAATCAAATGATTTAGTGATTTTAAAGGTTTCAGGACTAAAACATAAGAGTATGATTCTAAATAAAGGAAATATTCCTGAAATTGGAGAAAAAATATATGCAATAGGAAATCCAAAAGGATTTAATGGAACTTTTTCAGAAGGAATAATTAGTGGAATTCGAAATTTTGATAAAAATCAAGTTTTGCAAATTACTGCTCCAATATCGCCAGGTAGTAGCGGTGGTCCTGTTGTAAATCTAAAAGGCGAAGTTGTTGGGGTTGCTTTCGCAACTTACAGTGAAGGGCAAAACTTAAATTTTGCAATTCCAGTTGAATATTTATCAGCATTAATGAACAATTTAGGAGTTTTAACTCCAGTCTCAACTGTAAAGAAACCTTTAAAGTCTACAAAAACAAATGTAATAAAGCCTAATATTAAAGAAGGTGTAATAATAAGAAACCTTGCTTGGGGCTGTAGTCACGAATTTAGTTTTAATTTTTCAATAAAAAATAATCTTCCTGTATCTGTAAGTGGCATAAAAGTATTGATTTTGGTTTATGATAACACAGGAGTTATTGTGAATTATTATGAAGATACTTATTTTAGTGGTTATAGAAAAGATAACGGAATTAAGCCATTTCTGGCTAAAACGATAGAATGTAATCATACTATTTTTATGGATAGCTTCAAAAAAGGCTATGTTCTTAAAGCTAGAATATTAGATTTTACATTAGAAGACGAATAA